A region of Candidatus Leptovillus gracilis DNA encodes the following proteins:
- a CDS encoding phage tail sheath subtilisin-like domain-containing protein, whose protein sequence is MSEMILPGTYIEVRPEGLIVPGRVSVNNVGVAGTAAKGPVDTPVILSSYTEAREIFGDYDAWVDGASDELTLVRALEQIFTHGATTVLAVRIANGEAQASLMLNSAGGACVNLRAQSAGDWGNGIEVNVTAADAHSFVSNEQHNGGAAISLAYTPAVQSARNRITHFIDAEQRTRILNLIYTGAAGPGQVLIDINTGALTFAAGEEPAAADRVTASYVVNQSASAKVTLRYGQQEEVYIAANGNDLTSDINGASSLVRATPAANAAQLPTAFASALDFQFFGTGANTRGDNGAVVSAADYKAGLDELINEPAHIMVAAGQSHTDIGADLTAHVTAASSDLNKHERIGIVGSALNDDVDALRGHDLNSDRIVFVAPGIWATDAATGKRVELPGAYAAAAIAGLMASYSPHVSLTNKPLPVVDLQEKFTNAELTQLVQNRVLALQDKMGFKVLKGITTSTNTAWHQITTRRIVDYAKFGVRSAADPYIGLLNNARVRGAMRATINSFLAEMVEDEMLISYDLDVSATREEERQGIARVTIVLRPVFSIDFIKVTMFLE, encoded by the coding sequence ATGTCCGAAATGATCTTGCCAGGAACCTATATTGAAGTACGGCCCGAAGGTCTCATTGTGCCCGGCCGCGTGTCGGTGAACAACGTCGGCGTCGCCGGGACGGCGGCCAAAGGCCCCGTAGACACCCCCGTCATTCTCAGCAGCTACACCGAGGCCCGCGAAATCTTCGGCGATTACGACGCCTGGGTAGACGGGGCCTCAGACGAATTGACTCTCGTTCGTGCCCTGGAGCAAATTTTCACCCATGGGGCCACCACCGTCCTGGCCGTGCGCATTGCCAACGGCGAAGCCCAGGCCAGCTTGATGCTTAATTCGGCCGGCGGCGCCTGCGTCAATTTGCGGGCGCAGTCGGCCGGTGACTGGGGCAATGGCATCGAAGTCAACGTCACGGCTGCCGACGCCCACAGTTTTGTCAGCAACGAGCAGCACAACGGCGGCGCGGCCATCAGTCTGGCTTACACGCCTGCTGTGCAGAGCGCCCGCAACCGCATCACCCACTTCATAGACGCCGAGCAGCGCACCCGTATTCTGAACCTCATTTACACCGGCGCGGCCGGACCTGGCCAGGTACTTATAGACATCAACACTGGCGCGCTGACCTTCGCCGCTGGCGAAGAACCGGCCGCCGCCGACCGGGTAACAGCCTCCTACGTCGTCAACCAGAGCGCCAGCGCCAAAGTTACCCTGCGCTACGGCCAGCAAGAAGAGGTCTACATTGCCGCCAACGGCAACGATCTGACGTCCGACATCAACGGCGCGTCTTCTTTGGTGCGCGCTACCCCGGCGGCCAACGCCGCCCAACTGCCCACCGCCTTCGCCAGCGCCCTGGACTTCCAGTTCTTCGGTACCGGCGCCAACACGCGCGGCGACAACGGGGCCGTCGTCTCTGCCGCCGATTACAAAGCCGGGCTGGACGAGCTAATCAACGAACCGGCGCACATCATGGTTGCCGCCGGGCAAAGCCACACGGACATTGGCGCAGACCTGACCGCTCATGTGACGGCCGCTTCGTCTGACCTGAACAAACACGAGCGCATTGGCATTGTCGGCAGCGCCTTGAACGACGACGTGGATGCGCTGCGCGGGCACGATCTCAACAGCGACCGCATTGTGTTTGTCGCCCCCGGCATCTGGGCGACCGACGCCGCCACCGGCAAGCGGGTAGAACTGCCCGGCGCGTATGCGGCAGCGGCCATCGCCGGATTGATGGCGAGTTATTCGCCCCACGTCAGCCTGACCAACAAGCCGCTGCCCGTCGTAGACCTGCAAGAAAAGTTCACCAACGCCGAACTGACGCAGCTGGTGCAAAACCGGGTGCTGGCGCTGCAAGACAAGATGGGCTTTAAAGTCCTGAAGGGCATCACCACGTCCACCAACACCGCCTGGCATCAGATTACCACCCGTCGCATTGTGGATTATGCCAAATTTGGCGTGCGCTCGGCCGCCGATCCCTACATCGGTTTGCTGAACAACGCCCGCGTGCGCGGAGCGATGCGCGCCACCATCAACAGCTTCCTGGCCGAGATGGTGGAAGACGAGATGCTCATCAGCTACGACCTGGACGTATCGGCCACGCGCGAAGAAGAACGGCAGGGCATCGCCCGCGTTACCATCGTCCTGCGGCCGGTCTTCAGCATTGACTTCATCAAAGTGACGATGTTCCTGGAGTAA
- a CDS encoding Rpn family recombination-promoting nuclease/putative transposase — MSELSNPHDRFFKETFGRLEIARDFFANYLPEAVTAVLDLDTLSLQSGSFIDPDLQEQFADLLYQVNLHDDSTAYLYLLLEHKSYADPQTPFQLLRYLVRIWERDQREGNGLRPILPMVVYHGRERWRAATNFTDLYVGPAALRPYWPAFGYELQDLSTLSDEDIVGAVQLQIGLLVMKYIFDPGLRGRLGDILELFNRLTEAKTALEYLGTVLYYIGKASSHMAPDEMVTIVRQALADKGNERMQVVADYWINQGIEQGIEQGIEQGRIQTLQENILDLLKVRFDRVTPSMTRRITAVTDTTLLRQLLRLAASAETADAFTQSLLDLQSN; from the coding sequence ATGAGCGAACTCAGCAATCCTCATGATCGCTTTTTCAAAGAGACGTTTGGCCGCCTGGAGATAGCGCGGGACTTTTTTGCCAACTATTTGCCGGAGGCGGTAACGGCTGTACTCGATCTGGACACCCTCAGCCTGCAATCTGGCAGCTTCATAGACCCCGACCTGCAAGAACAGTTCGCCGATCTGCTCTATCAGGTGAACCTGCACGACGACAGTACAGCCTATCTTTACCTGCTGCTGGAACATAAAAGCTACGCCGACCCACAAACCCCCTTCCAACTGCTGCGCTATCTGGTACGCATCTGGGAGCGTGACCAACGTGAAGGGAACGGGCTGCGACCAATTTTGCCGATGGTCGTCTACCATGGCCGGGAACGTTGGCGAGCAGCGACCAATTTTACCGATTTATACGTCGGTCCGGCGGCTCTGCGCCCCTACTGGCCGGCTTTTGGCTATGAACTGCAAGACCTGTCCACCCTCAGCGACGAGGACATTGTAGGCGCGGTGCAGCTTCAGATTGGCCTGCTGGTGATGAAATACATCTTTGACCCAGGGCTGCGCGGCCGATTGGGCGATATTTTGGAGCTGTTTAACAGATTAACGGAGGCGAAGACGGCGCTGGAATATCTGGGGACAGTATTGTATTATATCGGTAAGGCCAGCTCCCACATGGCCCCGGATGAGATGGTGACGATTGTCCGACAAGCATTGGCGGACAAAGGAAATGAGCGTATGCAAGTAGTAGCCGATTATTGGATTAATCAAGGCATCGAACAAGGCATCGAACAGGGCATCGAACAGGGGCGCATCCAGACGTTACAAGAAAACATTCTGGATCTGCTGAAAGTTCGTTTCGACCGGGTGACGCCTTCTATGACGCGCAGGATAACGGCCGTTACCGACACCACGCTCCTTCGCCAACTCCTACGTCTGGCCGCCAGCGCCGAGACTGCCGACGCCTTCACCCAGAGCCTCCTAGACCTTCAGAGCAATTAA
- the recQ gene encoding DNA helicase RecQ, producing MRLNGHQIALFASKEDDQRETAVPPPPPNFDDDFADYAIYGPPPDDEPPPEWSEPPPLAHLPSFSDPLTALKQVFGYDEFRPLQADVIQNVLNRQDSLTIMPTGSGKSLCYQIPALLFPGLTVVVSPLISLMEDQVMQLREVGVTAVFLNSTLSRPEYQWTSDQIRAGAVKLLYVAPETLLRPETLLLLEQAHVDCLTIDEAHCISAWGHDFRPEYRQLVAVRRRLPTAVCIAVTATATARVRQDIKHSLGIAAADEFIASFDRDNLHLAVAAKSAGLRQAAEFLQAHRGEAGIIYCATRKQVDQITEQLTAQGWPVLPYHAGLDDATRRQNQKRFTLEEGVVMVATIAFGMGINKSNVRFILHYDLPQNLESYYQQIGRAGRDGLRADCLLLFSYADVQTINFFIQQQEPSQQAGARARLEAMIGFVETMVCRRRPLLAYFGETYTQDNCDLCDNCQNEQGELADLTIPAQKFLACVKRTGEMFGLTHIIDVLRGSQSQKVLARGHDRLSTYNIGGEYSKQEWQFLARQFIQQGLLVQDMEHGSLKLTAQAYAVFKGEPVRGLLPAQPEAVRPVTAQDYDTDLFARLRDRRTALAAAANVPPYVIFSDRSLVEMAIYFPQSVAAFGGMYGVGGAKLEKYADEFLPIIQAYCGEKGIGERLKTAVTIPTAARPATGSSRGRADEVADLFNAGHSVPELAAQFGVKDRTILNHLWTAVQGGRPLRPDSLLELSQLSPADQQRALAAFAELGTDYLRPVFEALEEAISYDELHLLRLVAATKNAR from the coding sequence ATGCGGTTAAACGGCCACCAGATCGCTTTGTTTGCGTCGAAGGAAGATGACCAGCGGGAGACGGCCGTTCCGCCCCCGCCGCCCAACTTCGACGACGACTTTGCCGACTACGCCATCTACGGCCCGCCGCCCGATGACGAACCGCCGCCGGAATGGTCGGAGCCGCCGCCGCTAGCGCATCTGCCCTCTTTCTCCGACCCCCTCACCGCCCTCAAGCAAGTCTTCGGCTACGACGAATTCCGCCCGCTCCAGGCCGACGTCATCCAAAATGTCCTCAACCGGCAAGACAGCCTGACCATCATGCCCACCGGCAGTGGCAAATCGCTCTGCTACCAGATTCCCGCCCTGCTCTTTCCCGGCCTCACCGTCGTCGTCTCGCCGCTGATTTCGTTGATGGAAGACCAGGTGATGCAGCTGAGGGAAGTTGGGGTCACGGCCGTTTTCCTCAACTCCACCCTTAGCCGCCCCGAATATCAGTGGACCAGCGACCAAATTCGCGCCGGGGCGGTGAAGCTGCTCTACGTCGCCCCGGAAACCCTGCTGCGCCCGGAAACCCTGCTGCTGCTGGAACAGGCCCACGTAGACTGCCTGACCATTGACGAAGCCCACTGCATCTCCGCCTGGGGCCATGATTTTCGGCCGGAATATCGCCAACTTGTGGCTGTGCGGCGGCGGCTGCCAACGGCCGTGTGCATCGCCGTCACCGCCACGGCCACCGCCCGCGTGCGCCAGGACATCAAACACAGCCTGGGCATCGCCGCCGCCGATGAGTTCATCGCCAGCTTTGACCGCGACAACCTGCATCTGGCCGTCGCCGCCAAATCGGCTGGGCTGCGCCAGGCGGCCGAATTTCTGCAAGCCCATCGCGGCGAAGCCGGCATCATCTACTGCGCTACCCGCAAACAGGTAGACCAAATCACCGAACAGCTTACCGCCCAGGGCTGGCCGGTGCTGCCCTACCACGCCGGGCTAGACGACGCTACGCGCCGCCAGAACCAGAAGCGCTTCACCCTGGAAGAGGGAGTTGTGATGGTGGCGACGATTGCCTTTGGCATGGGCATCAACAAATCCAACGTGCGCTTCATTTTGCACTACGACCTGCCGCAAAACCTGGAGAGCTATTACCAACAAATTGGCCGCGCCGGGCGTGACGGCCTGCGCGCCGACTGCCTGCTGCTGTTTAGCTACGCCGACGTGCAAACCATCAACTTCTTCATCCAACAGCAAGAGCCGTCGCAGCAGGCCGGGGCGCGGGCGCGGCTGGAGGCGATGATTGGTTTTGTGGAGACGATGGTGTGCCGCCGACGGCCGCTGCTGGCCTACTTCGGCGAAACCTACACCCAGGACAACTGCGACCTGTGCGATAACTGCCAGAACGAACAGGGCGAACTGGCCGACCTGACCATCCCGGCGCAAAAATTCCTGGCCTGCGTCAAACGCACCGGCGAGATGTTTGGCCTGACCCACATCATAGATGTGCTGCGCGGTTCGCAATCGCAAAAGGTGCTGGCGCGCGGCCACGACCGGCTCTCGACCTATAACATTGGCGGCGAATATTCTAAGCAGGAATGGCAATTTCTGGCGCGGCAGTTCATTCAACAAGGGTTGTTGGTTCAGGATATGGAACATGGCAGCCTGAAGCTAACAGCACAAGCCTACGCCGTTTTCAAGGGGGAACCGGTGCGGGGCCTGCTGCCCGCACAGCCGGAGGCTGTGCGTCCTGTCACCGCCCAGGATTACGACACCGACCTGTTTGCCCGGCTGCGCGACCGGCGCACGGCGCTGGCGGCGGCAGCCAACGTGCCGCCTTATGTCATTTTTTCCGACCGGTCGTTGGTGGAGATGGCGATCTATTTCCCGCAGTCGGTGGCCGCGTTTGGCGGCATGTATGGCGTGGGTGGGGCCAAACTGGAGAAGTACGCCGATGAATTTTTGCCGATCATCCAGGCTTACTGTGGTGAAAAGGGGATTGGCGAACGGCTGAAAACGGCCGTTACCATCCCCACCGCCGCTCGCCCAGCCACCGGCAGCAGCCGCGGCCGCGCCGACGAAGTGGCCGATTTGTTCAACGCCGGGCATTCTGTGCCGGAGTTGGCCGCCCAGTTTGGCGTGAAGGATCGCACGATTTTGAACCATTTGTGGACGGCCGTGCAGGGTGGACGGCCGTTACGCCCCGACAGCCTGCTGGAACTCAGCCAACTCTCCCCCGCCGACCAGCAGCGCGCCCTGGCCGCCTTCGCCGAACTGGGAACCGACTATTTGCGCCCCGTCTTTGAAGCGCTGGAAGAGGCCATCAGCTACGACGAACTACACCTGCTGCGCCTGGTGGCGGCAACAAAAAATGCCCGTTAA
- a CDS encoding DUF488 domain-containing protein, with protein MQPNSQIPIYTIGYGARSLAEFIAVLYAYDIAYLLDVRSKPYSRYKPEFGKSELAAHLEAANIRYVFMGDTLGGQPDDPACFTDGKVDYEKVRQTAVFQTGLARVEKAFRQQQRAALMCAEGKPEQCHRTHLIGQALTAVAIPVAHIDETGQLADQTAVLA; from the coding sequence ATGCAGCCAAACAGCCAGATTCCCATCTACACCATCGGTTACGGTGCGCGCAGCCTAGCCGAATTCATCGCCGTCCTGTACGCTTACGACATCGCCTACCTGCTCGATGTGCGCTCGAAGCCTTATTCGCGCTACAAACCGGAGTTTGGTAAGAGCGAATTGGCCGCCCACCTGGAAGCGGCCAACATTCGCTACGTCTTCATGGGCGATACGCTGGGCGGCCAGCCGGACGACCCCGCCTGTTTCACCGATGGCAAGGTCGATTATGAGAAGGTGCGGCAAACGGCCGTCTTCCAAACCGGCCTGGCTCGCGTGGAAAAGGCGTTTCGCCAGCAGCAGCGGGCGGCGCTGATGTGCGCCGAGGGCAAACCGGAGCAGTGCCACCGCACGCACCTGATTGGGCAGGCGCTCACGGCCGTCGCCATCCCCGTCGCCCACATCGACGAAACCGGCCAGCTGGCCGACCAGACGGCGGTGCTGGCCTGA
- a CDS encoding serine hydrolase, with translation MDLLTSLTPDANALSSLEAIMPAAAKPAWDYLLANPQNVALVAFRAGQEANGVYLNADAPMPLASVVKIIHLVAYAEAAAAGELDPASYVPLTELEQYYQPGLDLGAHQQAIADLEEQGVIWGDPLQIRLSDVPWMMMRYSSNAAMDYLHNRLGQERIEATAVALNLTRQTAPCPFLAQFLAMSNFTRAGSDYAAVQTYLADPAIYGQEAVLLADAYVNDAAFRDTQNAWRRAEAAAPCPVQRLFSDTLNPQGSAGEYAALMARLAQNGLSNPDSSYIARRYLEWPMVFAANQELFSNLGYKNGSMPGVLTTAYYAYPLGEVTPMVVVVFYRDLPQRTYQAWRRSLPHDELARWLLSDPAAITAVRAALGQ, from the coding sequence GTGGATTTGCTAACCAGCCTCACCCCAGACGCCAATGCCCTGAGCAGCCTGGAAGCCATCATGCCGGCCGCCGCCAAACCGGCTTGGGATTATTTATTAGCGAATCCGCAAAACGTGGCGCTGGTCGCTTTTCGCGCCGGGCAAGAAGCCAATGGCGTCTACCTGAACGCCGACGCGCCCATGCCCCTGGCTTCGGTGGTGAAAATTATCCACCTGGTGGCCTACGCCGAGGCTGCCGCCGCCGGAGAATTGGATCCTGCCAGTTACGTGCCATTGACCGAGTTGGAGCAGTATTACCAGCCTGGCCTAGACCTGGGCGCGCACCAGCAAGCCATCGCCGACCTGGAGGAACAGGGGGTCATTTGGGGCGACCCGCTGCAAATTCGCCTGAGCGACGTGCCCTGGATGATGATGCGCTATAGTTCCAATGCGGCCATGGATTATTTGCACAATCGGCTGGGGCAGGAGCGGATAGAGGCAACGGCCGTCGCCCTTAATCTGACCAGGCAAACCGCCCCATGCCCGTTCCTGGCCCAATTCCTGGCGATGAGCAACTTCACCCGCGCCGGCAGCGATTATGCCGCCGTGCAAACTTACCTGGCCGACCCCGCCATCTACGGACAAGAGGCTGTGCTGCTGGCCGACGCCTACGTCAACGATGCGGCTTTCCGAGACACACAAAATGCGTGGCGGCGGGCAGAAGCGGCGGCCCCTTGCCCGGTGCAGCGCCTGTTCAGCGATACGCTGAATCCGCAAGGTTCGGCCGGCGAATATGCGGCGCTGATGGCCCGCCTGGCGCAAAACGGCCTGAGCAACCCAGACAGCAGCTACATCGCCCGGCGCTACCTGGAGTGGCCGATGGTCTTTGCGGCCAATCAGGAGTTGTTCAGCAATTTGGGCTACAAAAATGGCTCCATGCCCGGCGTGCTAACCACCGCCTACTATGCTTACCCATTAGGCGAGGTGACGCCGATGGTGGTGGTGGTGTTTTACCGCGACCTGCCGCAGCGCACCTACCAGGCATGGCGGCGCAGTCTGCCCCACGACGAATTGGCCCGCTGGCTGTTGTCTGACCCGGCGGCGATAACGGCCGTGCGCGCCGCGTTAGGGCAATAG
- the rocF gene encoding arginase, with translation MDLGQSRRGVDMGPSAARYAGLKARLERLGHVVHDEGNVSVPNPEEEVAEGGSRRLQAVTAVCQQIFTIASQCVQQGDFTLFLGGDHSISMGTIAAAAQRQPVGVIWIDAHADFNTPQTSPSGNIHGMPMAALVGQGAPELVNIGYPGPKLQPAQIVQIGIRDLDPEERDNLLHSGINVFTMRHLDELGMAAVARQALDRLRHLPRLHVSLDMDSLDPDEAAGVGTPVPGGLSYREAHLLMEILGDSGRVESLDIVEINPILDDRNKTAELAVELAASLLGQRIL, from the coding sequence ATGGATTTGGGCCAGAGCCGGCGCGGCGTGGACATGGGTCCCAGCGCCGCCCGTTACGCCGGGCTGAAAGCGCGGCTGGAACGGCTGGGGCACGTGGTCCACGACGAAGGCAATGTGTCTGTGCCCAACCCGGAAGAGGAAGTGGCCGAGGGTGGCAGCCGGCGGCTGCAGGCGGTAACGGCCGTTTGCCAACAAATCTTCACCATCGCCAGCCAATGCGTTCAGCAGGGCGACTTCACCCTCTTTTTGGGCGGCGACCACAGCATCAGCATGGGAACCATCGCCGCCGCCGCCCAACGCCAGCCGGTGGGCGTCATCTGGATAGACGCCCACGCCGACTTTAATACGCCACAAACGTCGCCCAGCGGTAACATTCATGGGATGCCAATGGCCGCCCTGGTGGGGCAAGGCGCGCCGGAATTGGTCAACATCGGCTATCCCGGCCCCAAGCTGCAACCGGCGCAAATTGTGCAGATTGGCATCCGCGACCTGGACCCGGAAGAGCGCGACAATTTGCTGCACAGCGGCATCAACGTCTTCACCATGCGCCATCTGGATGAATTGGGCATGGCCGCTGTGGCCCGGCAGGCGCTGGACCGGCTGCGCCACCTACCCCGACTGCATGTCAGCCTGGACATGGACAGCCTGGACCCAGACGAAGCGGCCGGGGTGGGCACACCCGTGCCCGGCGGCCTGAGCTACCGCGAGGCGCATTTGCTGATGGAGATTTTGGGCGACAGCGGCCGGGTGGAATCGCTGGACATCGTGGAAATCAACCCTATTTTGGATGACCGCAACAAAACGGCCGAACTGGCGGTGGAGTTGGCGGCCTCGTTATTAGGACAGAGAATCCTGTAA
- a CDS encoding ABC transporter ATP-binding protein, translating into MATIMRGLEGEAYDRRYDDKELVRRIWRYFQPHTRETAVVILTVFLMALASAAFPLLVAQGVNRMTGQSDGTFIAVLGGGALVLGFGVWGLNWVRRQLTVNIISDVVLAMREEAFTAAAQQDLSFYDEFSSGRVVSRITSDTQEFGEVIVLSTDVVNQLSSALILIIVLFTIEWKLTLLVLAMTPFIVAAALGFRRLARRVTRQGSRAVGEVNKAIQESVTGIRVAKNFRQEQAIYDEFMGVNQQAYQINVRRSFVLANIFPVLNVLGGIATAALVYFGGLSTAAGVITVAAWYLFVSTVDRFWFPIINLSAFWSQFQQGLAAAERVYALIDSESAVTQTADEPVGALRGEICFDHVCFRYSEQEQVLRDFSLTVAPGESVALVGHTGAGKSSIIKLIARFYEFQEGEIRVDGRSIRAFNLEQYRRQLGIVSQTPFLFAGTVVENIRYGRPAASDAEIEAMARLIGAGEWLETLPDGLHSDVGERGGRLSMGQRQLVALTRVLVQNPRIFILDEATASVDPFTESQIQQALDLIMNGRSSIIIAHRLSTVRAADRIIVLRQGQIIEEGSHEMLMDQSGHYAELYDTYFRHQSLDYIQSEQWQRQRG; encoded by the coding sequence ATGGCAACTATCATGCGCGGCCTCGAGGGCGAGGCTTACGACCGACGGTATGACGACAAGGAACTGGTCCGGCGAATCTGGCGTTATTTTCAGCCACACACGCGGGAAACGGCCGTTGTCATTCTCACCGTCTTCCTGATGGCCCTGGCCAGCGCGGCGTTTCCCCTGCTGGTAGCCCAGGGCGTCAACCGCATGACCGGCCAATCCGACGGCACATTCATTGCCGTGTTGGGCGGCGGCGCCCTGGTATTGGGCTTTGGCGTCTGGGGGCTGAATTGGGTGCGCCGCCAGCTAACCGTCAACATCATCTCCGACGTGGTTTTGGCGATGCGGGAGGAAGCGTTTACGGCCGCCGCGCAACAAGACCTCTCCTTCTACGATGAATTTAGCTCTGGGCGGGTTGTCAGCCGCATCACCAGCGACACCCAAGAATTTGGCGAAGTCATCGTGCTGAGTACCGATGTGGTCAACCAGCTTTCTTCGGCGCTCATTCTCATCATTGTATTGTTCACCATTGAGTGGAAGCTGACGCTGCTGGTGCTGGCAATGACGCCCTTCATTGTAGCGGCGGCGCTGGGTTTCCGGCGGCTGGCGCGGCGGGTAACGCGCCAGGGTTCGCGGGCGGTAGGCGAGGTGAATAAAGCCATTCAGGAATCGGTGACAGGCATTCGGGTGGCCAAAAATTTCCGCCAGGAACAGGCCATCTACGACGAGTTCATGGGTGTTAACCAGCAGGCATACCAGATCAATGTGCGGCGCAGCTTTGTGCTGGCAAATATCTTTCCGGTGCTGAATGTGTTGGGCGGCATCGCCACGGCCGCGCTGGTCTATTTTGGCGGCCTCAGCACGGCCGCCGGGGTGATTACCGTGGCCGCCTGGTATCTGTTTGTGTCCACGGTAGACCGGTTTTGGTTTCCGATCATTAATTTGTCGGCGTTTTGGAGCCAGTTTCAGCAGGGGTTGGCGGCGGCGGAGCGGGTATATGCGCTGATTGATTCAGAATCGGCGGTGACGCAAACGGCTGATGAACCGGTGGGCGCTCTGCGCGGCGAAATTTGCTTTGACCATGTTTGTTTCCGTTATTCAGAGCAAGAACAGGTGCTGCGCGATTTTTCGCTGACGGTTGCGCCGGGGGAGAGTGTGGCACTGGTGGGGCATACGGGGGCGGGCAAGTCCAGCATTATCAAGCTGATCGCCCGCTTTTATGAGTTTCAGGAAGGGGAGATTAGGGTAGACGGCCGTTCCATTCGCGCCTTCAACCTGGAGCAATATCGGCGGCAGTTGGGCATTGTGTCGCAGACGCCATTTTTGTTTGCCGGTACGGTGGTGGAGAATATCCGTTACGGCCGTCCGGCGGCCAGCGATGCAGAAATAGAAGCGATGGCCCGGCTGATCGGCGCTGGTGAATGGCTGGAAACATTGCCCGACGGTCTGCACAGCGATGTGGGCGAACGGGGCGGGCGGCTTTCCATGGGGCAGCGGCAGTTGGTGGCGCTGACGCGGGTGCTGGTGCAAAACCCGCGCATCTTTATTTTGGACGAGGCGACGGCCAGCGTGGACCCCTTCACCGAATCGCAGATACAACAGGCATTGGATTTGATCATGAACGGCCGCAGCTCGATCATCATCGCCCATCGCCTGTCTACCGTGCGCGCCGCCGACCGCATCATCGTCTTACGCCAGGGGCAAATCATCGAAGAAGGCAGCCACGAGATGCTCATGGACCAATCCGGTCATTACGCCGAACTGTACGACACCTACTTTCGCCACCAATCCCTCGATTATATTCAATCTGAACAGTGGCAGCGGCAGAGGGGTTAG